Part of the Salinimonas iocasae genome, TATTCAGACGCGATAACGATATATGCATGTATTGCGGTCAGGCGTTTTCACCCAGGGTGTTAACCAGAGATCACATTCTTCCTCGGTCCAGGGGTGGCAAAGATAGTTGGACCAATGTTGCTACTGCTTGTCAGCGTTGCAACCACGCAAAAGGTGCCCGCACACCAGAGGAAGCTGGCATGCCTCTTCTCGCTGTGCCGTTTCGGCCTAATGTATACGAACGATTTTATCTGATGAACAGACGTATTTTAGCTGACCAGATGAATTTTCTGGCCAGCCACTTCTCGCGTCAGCGAGAGTGGCAGATTATGGCCTAATGCGTAGCAGGTTTTGCTTCGGCTTCCTGCTCGGCGAGCGCCCGGTGCCATAAATTCATCCAGTCTGCAGAGATTTTTTGCTGAAGATCGTGCGCTTCATCAGTCGGGCAAAACAGCGCGACAGAAATTACAATATGACCCAGTTCATTGGTTTGAACGCCAATGGTGGGATCTATCTGAATAAATTCGACTTCCATGTGTCGTTCAATAAGACTTTTATAACGCTCTGCTACATCACGATAAAAATCACAGTGTGCCTTTGCTCTGGCAATAAATGATGGCAGAAGCGTATAGGGATTTAACTTGGGTTCGCTGGTAATGGTAAAGGTATGCAATTTATAGCGACGTAAGAAGTTCAGATTTTTAACTACCTGAGTAACCAGGTGACTGTTGGGCACATAAACATGCTTCCCGGTATAGTCATGCGTTTCCTCATCGACCTCAAGCAGCGCAGTTTTCGCCCAGTCCATCTCCACGACTTCACCAACAATTTTATTCATCTGAACCCAATCGCCAACGCGAAACGGTTTTGCTCCAAGGTAATAGATAAACCCGAGAAAACATTGGATGAACTCGCGCATCGCAATAACAATAGCCACCATAAAGGCAGCAATAGATATGGCAAGGCTCTGAATCTCGGAGCTCCATACCAGAATAACCAGTATGAAAAGAAAACCATTACTGATTTGTTCCAGAATATTGATCGTATGGCGACGATCCTCGCCACGACGTCTGCTACGCAGGCGAATCAGCTTAAGGACAAGCCGCTGCAAGCCTAAAAATAGAACAATAATTATCGCTGACGTTACAATTTTATTGTCAGCGGCGAAAGCCGTAATTTGCTGCCAAAGTACATCCACAGAATAAGGCAATCCTGGTCTCCTGAATTAAACGATTAAGCGCTTGATGCCCATAAAAAAACACCGGGCTACATAGCCCGGTGCTCATTATGACGAAACCGTATATCAGGGACAATCCCAATCAGTTAATTTCTGATCTGTCCTTCACCGTTCACCAGATATTTTTCAGTAGTCAATGACTCAAGACCCATCGGGCCGTAGGCGTGCAACTTGGTCGTCGCAATGCCAATTTCCGCGCCCAGGCCAAGTTGGCTACCATCAGAAAAACGTGATGATGCGTTGACCATAACAACCGATGCATCAACCGCCAGCTGGAACTTTTTGGCTGCATCTTCATTCTTAGTACAAATGACTTCTGTATGGTTACTACCAAACTGGGCGATATGGTCAATAGCAGCATCGAAATCATCTACAACTCTGATCGCAATTTCAAGTCCTAAGTATTCCGTACCGAAGTCATTCTCACCAATGACATCAGCGCCATCGAAATACTTGCTGCCTTTTTCATTAACGTGAATTTTAACGTCATGTTTAGCGAGCTCCTCGGCAACGCGAGGCAGGAAATCATCTGCTACCGCCTGATGTACGACCAGACCTTCAAGCGCATTACACACGCCTGTGCGCTGCGTTTTACCATTAAGCAGAAGCTGCAGGGCCTGGTCTAAATCTGCATCTTTATCGACATACAAGTGACATACGCCCTCAAAATGCTGGATAACCGGCACCTTGGAATTATCGGTAACGTAATTAATCAAACCTTCACCACCACGCGGAATAATTACATCGATATAATCCCGCTGTTCCATTAATTCCTGCATCAATGCACGATCAGGATTTGGTACTACGGTAATCAGTGCTTTAGGCAAGCCGTGCTTTTCAAGAGCGCCCTGCAATAATTCTGCAATTGCAAGACTCGAATCAAGTGCCTCTTTACCGCCACGCAAAATAACAGCATTACCTGATTTAAAGCATAGTGCGCCTGCATCTGCCGTTACATTGGGACGCGCTTCGTAAATCATACAAACGACACCCAGTGGGATACGCATCTTACGAATTTTGATGCCATTGGGGCGTGTTCCAAAGTCTCTAACTTTGCCTGCTGGATCTTCTAAATCGATAATAACTTCAATGCCTGCGGCCATATCTTCGATGCGATCATCATCAAGAATCAGTCGATCTACCATCGCGGCATCCAGATTATTTTCTTTCGCCCGGGCGACTTCTTTTTCATTAACTGCTTTAATTTTATCTTTATTCGAGCGAATAGCTTCTGCCATGTCTTTTAGCACTTCATTTTTCTTGGCAGTATCAAGAATCGCCAGCTTTTGAGCGGCTTTTTTTGCATCTTGTGATAGTTGCGTAATAATACTCATTCTTTCTCCAAATTTGCTAAATGCTGATTTGAAATAATCGGTCCGGTTTTTTCTTCAAACTCTGAAGCGAATTCTTCGTTATCCTGTTTGGCGATAAAGTTAAGCAGACAACTGCTGTAATTTGATTTTGCTTTTACTAACTTTGTTCCATCGTCTTTTCTGACAAGAATAGTGTCACCGACAGAAAACTCACCTTTTACATCAATTATTTCACTACTCGTTAATTCTTCCGAATTGTCTTCAAGTGAGGCTTCGAAATTACTTTCAACAATCACCTCACCCTGTGCATTTGATGTATGCCTCATCCAATGCACATTTTCTTTCATTGGCACTTCGTAGGCCTGGAAATGTGTGCCCGGATTTTTCCCATCCAACAACATATTGAACGACAACTCTGTGAACCCGTTGATGATGAACGTGTCGATACCATGAGAAACTGCCTTTTCAGCAGCCTCAATCTTGGTACGCATAC contains:
- a CDS encoding HNH endonuclease gives rise to the protein MLVLRLNKAGMPQDWIHPEQAARLYCQQKVIFELGDDCRILHGGHNRLGIQSTIRLAPIIACEGKVTDLSGKVALTNRYLFRRDNDICMYCGQAFSPRVLTRDHILPRSRGGKDSWTNVATACQRCNHAKGARTPEEAGMPLLAVPFRPNVYERFYLMNRRILADQMNFLASHFSRQREWQIMA
- a CDS encoding mechanosensitive ion channel family protein → MPYSVDVLWQQITAFAADNKIVTSAIIIVLFLGLQRLVLKLIRLRSRRRGEDRRHTINILEQISNGFLFILVILVWSSEIQSLAISIAAFMVAIVIAMREFIQCFLGFIYYLGAKPFRVGDWVQMNKIVGEVVEMDWAKTALLEVDEETHDYTGKHVYVPNSHLVTQVVKNLNFLRRYKLHTFTITSEPKLNPYTLLPSFIARAKAHCDFYRDVAERYKSLIERHMEVEFIQIDPTIGVQTNELGHIVISVALFCPTDEAHDLQQKISADWMNLWHRALAEQEAEAKPATH
- a CDS encoding glutamate-5-semialdehyde dehydrogenase, with translation MSIITQLSQDAKKAAQKLAILDTAKKNEVLKDMAEAIRSNKDKIKAVNEKEVARAKENNLDAAMVDRLILDDDRIEDMAAGIEVIIDLEDPAGKVRDFGTRPNGIKIRKMRIPLGVVCMIYEARPNVTADAGALCFKSGNAVILRGGKEALDSSLAIAELLQGALEKHGLPKALITVVPNPDRALMQELMEQRDYIDVIIPRGGEGLINYVTDNSKVPVIQHFEGVCHLYVDKDADLDQALQLLLNGKTQRTGVCNALEGLVVHQAVADDFLPRVAEELAKHDVKIHVNEKGSKYFDGADVIGENDFGTEYLGLEIAIRVVDDFDAAIDHIAQFGSNHTEVICTKNEDAAKKFQLAVDASVVMVNASSRFSDGSQLGLGAEIGIATTKLHAYGPMGLESLTTEKYLVNGEGQIRN